In Rhizobium sp. WSM4643, the following are encoded in one genomic region:
- a CDS encoding pyruvate dehydrogenase complex dihydrolipoamide acetyltransferase, whose product MPINITMPALSPTMEEGNLSKWLVKEGDKVKSGDVIAEIETDKATMEVEAVDEGTVAKLVVAAGTEGVKVNALIAVLAADGEDVSAAASSAGSAAPAPKTDGAAAPKAEAAPAPAQSAPAAAPVTTAAPASVSSHGNRTFSSPLARRLAKEAGIDLSAVAGSGPHGRVVKSDIETAVAGGGAKAAAAPVSATAAPAPAAAAPKGASEEAVLKLFEPGSYELVPHDGMRKTIARRLVESKQTIPHFYVSLDCELDALLALRAQLNDAAPRKDNAPAYKLSVNDMVIKAMALALRDVPDANVSWTDSNMVKHKHADVGVAVSIPGGLITPIIRKAEEKTLSTISNEMRDLGKRAKDRKLKPEEYQGGTSSVSNMGMMGVKNFAAVVNPPHATILAVGAGEQRVVVKNGEMAIATVMSVTLSTDHRCVDGALGAELLQAFKGYIENPMGMLV is encoded by the coding sequence TCACGATGCCCGCCCTCTCTCCGACCATGGAGGAAGGCAATCTTTCCAAATGGCTGGTCAAGGAAGGCGACAAGGTCAAGTCTGGCGATGTGATCGCCGAGATCGAGACCGACAAGGCGACGATGGAAGTCGAAGCCGTCGATGAAGGCACGGTCGCCAAGCTCGTCGTTGCCGCCGGCACCGAAGGCGTCAAGGTCAATGCGCTGATCGCGGTTCTCGCCGCCGATGGCGAGGATGTCTCCGCTGCCGCAAGCAGTGCGGGTTCCGCCGCTCCGGCACCGAAAACCGACGGTGCAGCCGCGCCGAAAGCCGAGGCTGCACCGGCTCCGGCCCAGTCTGCTCCGGCTGCTGCACCTGTAACCACCGCCGCGCCCGCCTCGGTTTCGTCTCATGGCAACCGCACCTTCTCTTCGCCGCTCGCTCGCAGGCTGGCCAAGGAAGCGGGTATCGACCTTTCGGCGGTCGCAGGCTCCGGCCCGCACGGCCGCGTGGTCAAGAGCGACATCGAAACCGCCGTTGCCGGTGGTGGCGCCAAGGCCGCTGCCGCGCCTGTATCCGCGACCGCCGCGCCGGCTCCGGCCGCCGCTGCACCGAAGGGCGCCTCCGAAGAGGCCGTGCTCAAGCTCTTCGAACCTGGCTCCTACGAGCTCGTGCCGCATGACGGCATGCGCAAGACGATCGCCAGGCGCCTGGTCGAATCCAAGCAGACGATCCCGCATTTCTACGTCAGCCTCGATTGCGAGCTCGATGCACTGCTGGCGCTACGCGCCCAGCTGAACGATGCGGCCCCGCGCAAGGACAACGCTCCGGCCTACAAGCTCTCGGTCAACGACATGGTGATCAAGGCCATGGCGCTGGCGTTGCGCGACGTTCCGGATGCCAATGTTTCCTGGACCGACAGCAACATGGTCAAGCACAAGCATGCCGATGTCGGCGTCGCGGTCTCGATCCCCGGCGGCCTGATCACGCCGATCATTCGCAAGGCCGAGGAAAAGACCCTGTCGACGATCTCCAACGAGATGCGCGATCTCGGCAAGCGGGCCAAGGACCGCAAGCTGAAGCCTGAGGAATATCAGGGCGGCACCAGCTCGGTCTCCAACATGGGCATGATGGGCGTGAAGAACTTCGCGGCCGTCGTCAACCCGCCGCATGCGACGATCCTCGCGGTCGGTGCCGGCGAACAGCGGGTCGTCGTCAAGAACGGCGAAATGGCGATCGCCACCGTGATGTCAGTCACGCTCTCGACCGACCATCGCTGCGTCGACGGCGCGCTCGGCGCCGAACTGCTCCAGGCCTTCAAGGGCTACATCGAGAACCCGATGGGCATGCTTGTCTGA
- a CDS encoding SGNH/GDSL hydrolase family protein — MTKTVLCYGDSLTWGYDAETIGRHDYKNRWPSVLQAALGSEARVIAEGLNGRTTAFDDHLADCDRNGARILPTVLQTHAPLDLVVLLLGTNDMKPVVAGSAFAACQGISRLVRLIRNHAWPFEFDGPEILIVAPPAIRATGNVPFAASFPGGIEESAKLATLYRDLADELGCGFFDGNSVAKTTPIDGIHLDAENTRALGRGLESIVRMMLGI, encoded by the coding sequence ATGACCAAGACCGTTCTTTGCTATGGCGACTCGCTGACCTGGGGTTATGACGCCGAGACGATCGGCCGTCATGATTACAAGAATCGCTGGCCGAGCGTGCTTCAAGCCGCGCTCGGCAGTGAGGCGCGCGTCATCGCCGAAGGCCTGAACGGTCGCACGACCGCTTTCGACGACCACCTGGCCGATTGCGACCGCAACGGTGCGCGCATCCTGCCGACGGTCCTGCAGACGCATGCGCCGCTCGACCTCGTTGTCCTTCTGCTCGGCACCAACGATATGAAGCCGGTTGTGGCGGGTTCGGCCTTTGCCGCATGCCAGGGCATCAGCCGGCTCGTGCGGCTGATCCGCAATCACGCCTGGCCCTTCGAATTCGATGGGCCGGAGATTCTGATCGTGGCGCCGCCGGCGATCCGTGCGACGGGCAATGTGCCCTTCGCCGCGTCGTTTCCCGGCGGCATCGAGGAATCGGCAAAGCTTGCAACGCTTTATCGTGATCTTGCCGACGAACTCGGTTGTGGCTTCTTCGACGGCAATTCCGTCGCCAAGACCACACCGATCGATGGCATCCATCTCGATGCGGAGAATACGCGTGCGCTCGGCCGCGGGCTGGAATCAATCGTGCGGATGATGCTGGGGATCTGA
- the lpdA gene encoding dihydrolipoyl dehydrogenase → MAESYDVIIIGSGPGGYVAAIRASQLGLKTAIVEREHMGGICLNWGCIPTKALLRSAEVLDHANHFKDYGLVLEGTVKPDAKAVVGRSRAVSARLNAGVGFLMKKNKIDIIWGEAKITKPGEIVVGKPSKPVVEPQHPLPKNVKSGEGTYSAKHIIIATGARPRALPGIEADGKLVWTYFEALKPDVLPKSLIVMGSGAIGIEFASFYRSMGVEVTVVEVMPTIMPVEDAEITAIARKQLEKRGLKIFTSSKVTKVEKAADSVTAHVENADGKVQQITADRLISAVGVQGNIENLGLEALGVKTDRGCVVIDGYGKTNVAGIYAIGDVAGPPMLAHKAEHEGVVCVEKIAGLPNVHPTDKDKVPGCTYCQPQVASVGVTEAKAKELGRDIRVGRFPFSANGKAIALGEDQGLCKVIFDKKTGELLGAHMVGAEVTELIQGFVVAMNLETTEEELMHTIFPHPTVSESMKEAVLDAYGRVLNA, encoded by the coding sequence ATGGCTGAATCCTACGACGTCATCATCATCGGCTCGGGTCCCGGCGGCTATGTCGCCGCCATCCGTGCCAGCCAGCTCGGACTCAAGACCGCGATCGTCGAGCGCGAGCATATGGGCGGCATCTGCCTGAACTGGGGCTGCATACCCACAAAGGCGCTGCTGCGCTCGGCCGAGGTGCTCGACCATGCCAATCATTTCAAGGATTACGGCCTCGTTCTCGAAGGCACGGTCAAGCCGGATGCCAAGGCCGTCGTCGGCCGCTCGCGCGCCGTTTCCGCCCGTCTGAATGCCGGTGTCGGCTTCCTGATGAAGAAGAACAAGATCGACATCATCTGGGGCGAGGCGAAGATCACCAAGCCAGGTGAGATCGTCGTCGGCAAGCCGTCGAAGCCGGTCGTCGAGCCACAGCATCCGCTGCCGAAGAACGTCAAGAGCGGCGAGGGCACCTATAGCGCAAAGCACATCATCATCGCCACCGGCGCCCGCCCACGTGCGCTGCCCGGCATCGAGGCGGATGGCAAGCTGGTCTGGACCTATTTCGAGGCGCTGAAGCCGGATGTGCTGCCGAAGTCGCTGATCGTCATGGGCTCTGGCGCGATCGGCATCGAATTCGCCAGCTTCTATCGCTCGATGGGCGTCGAGGTGACGGTCGTCGAAGTCATGCCGACCATCATGCCGGTCGAGGATGCCGAGATCACCGCGATCGCCCGTAAGCAGCTTGAAAAGCGCGGGCTCAAGATCTTCACCAGCTCCAAGGTCACCAAGGTCGAGAAGGCGGCCGACAGCGTTACCGCTCACGTCGAGAACGCTGATGGCAAGGTGCAACAGATCACCGCGGACCGGTTGATTTCGGCCGTCGGCGTTCAGGGCAATATCGAAAATCTCGGTCTCGAGGCGCTCGGCGTCAAGACAGACCGCGGCTGCGTCGTCATCGATGGCTACGGCAAGACCAATGTCGCCGGCATTTATGCGATCGGCGATGTCGCCGGCCCACCGATGCTGGCCCACAAGGCAGAGCATGAGGGCGTCGTCTGCGTCGAAAAGATCGCCGGCCTCCCGAACGTTCATCCCACAGACAAGGACAAGGTGCCGGGCTGCACCTATTGCCAGCCGCAGGTCGCCTCCGTCGGTGTCACCGAAGCAAAAGCCAAGGAACTGGGCCGCGACATCCGCGTCGGCCGCTTCCCCTTCTCTGCAAACGGCAAGGCGATCGCGCTGGGCGAGGATCAGGGCCTCTGCAAGGTGATCTTCGACAAGAAGACCGGCGAGCTGCTCGGCGCCCACATGGTCGGCGCCGAAGTCACCGAGCTCATCCAAGGCTTCGTCGTTGCGATGAATCTCGAGACCACCGAGGAAGAACTGATGCACACGATCTTCCCGCATCCGACCGTGTCGGAATCGATGAAGGAAGCGGTGCTCGATGCTTACGGCCGCGTCCTGAACGCTTGA
- a CDS encoding GlsB/YeaQ/YmgE family stress response membrane protein, with translation MSMETQALLVFLLIGLVAGFLASLVVGGGGLIRCLLSGIIGAFVGGYLFSALGISLGIENALVVQIIHATVGAIIVVLIARAVA, from the coding sequence ATGTCTATGGAGACGCAGGCGTTGCTGGTATTTTTGCTGATCGGCCTGGTTGCAGGCTTCCTCGCAAGCCTGGTCGTCGGTGGCGGTGGGCTGATAAGATGCCTGCTGAGCGGCATCATCGGCGCCTTCGTCGGCGGCTATCTGTTCAGCGCACTCGGCATTTCGCTGGGCATTGAAAACGCACTGGTGGTGCAGATCATCCACGCCACGGTCGGTGCCATTATAGTGGTTCTGATCGCAAGAGCGGTCGCTTAA
- a CDS encoding GlsB/YeaQ/YmgE family stress response membrane protein: MESVGWISAIIIGGLAGWLAGKLMEARYGIFLNIVLGIVGSVIASAILAQFHLEVVGGRLGYFVTGFLGACLLIFLARLVRR, from the coding sequence ATGGAAAGCGTCGGCTGGATTTCGGCAATCATCATCGGCGGGCTTGCGGGCTGGCTCGCCGGCAAGCTGATGGAAGCGCGATACGGGATTTTCCTGAATATCGTGCTCGGCATCGTCGGCTCGGTCATCGCAAGCGCCATCCTCGCGCAGTTTCATCTCGAGGTGGTCGGCGGGCGGCTCGGCTATTTCGTGACGGGTTTCCTCGGCGCCTGCTTGTTGATATTCCTTGCGCGGCTGGTGCGGCGCTAG
- the lipA gene encoding lipoyl synthase — MVTILDTINPDAKRVRHPEKAHRPDTEVMRKPDWIRVKAPTSKGYAETRAIVKEHKLVTVCEEAGCPNIGECWDKKHATFMIMGEICTRACAFCNVATGKPNALDMAEPENVAKAVKQMGLSHVVITSVDRDDLEDGGAEHFEKVIWAIRAASPMTTIEILTPDFLKKPGALERVVAAKPDVFNHNMETVPGNYLTVRPGARYFHSVRLLQRVKELDPTMFTKSGIMVGLGEERNEVLQLMDDLRTADVDFLTIGQYLQPTRKHHKVESFVTPDEFKSYETVAYSKGFLMVASSPLTRSSHHAGDDFARLRAAREKKLLIAAE; from the coding sequence ATGGTGACCATCCTCGATACGATCAATCCCGACGCCAAGCGCGTGCGGCATCCGGAGAAGGCGCATCGGCCGGACACGGAAGTCATGCGCAAGCCGGACTGGATTCGCGTCAAGGCGCCGACCTCCAAGGGTTATGCCGAGACGCGCGCGATCGTGAAGGAGCACAAGCTCGTCACCGTCTGCGAGGAGGCCGGCTGCCCGAATATCGGCGAGTGCTGGGACAAGAAGCATGCGACGTTCATGATCATGGGCGAGATCTGTACCCGCGCCTGTGCCTTCTGCAACGTCGCCACCGGCAAGCCGAATGCGCTCGACATGGCTGAGCCCGAGAATGTCGCCAAGGCGGTCAAGCAGATGGGCCTCAGCCACGTCGTCATCACCTCGGTCGACCGTGACGACCTGGAGGACGGCGGCGCCGAGCACTTCGAAAAAGTGATCTGGGCAATCCGTGCCGCCTCGCCGATGACGACGATCGAGATCCTGACGCCCGATTTCCTGAAGAAGCCGGGTGCGCTGGAGCGCGTCGTCGCCGCCAAGCCCGACGTCTTCAACCACAATATGGAAACGGTGCCCGGCAACTATCTGACGGTTCGCCCTGGCGCCCGTTACTTCCATTCCGTTCGCCTGCTGCAGCGGGTGAAGGAACTCGATCCCACCATGTTCACCAAATCGGGCATCATGGTTGGTCTCGGCGAAGAGCGAAACGAAGTCCTCCAGCTGATGGATGATCTACGCACAGCCGATGTCGATTTCCTGACGATCGGCCAGTACCTGCAGCCGACCCGCAAGCACCACAAGGTCGAAAGCTTCGTCACCCCCGACGAGTTCAAGTCCTACGAGACCGTTGCCTACAGCAAGGGCTTCCTGATGGTCGCCTCCAGCCCGCTGACCCGCTCTTCCCACCATGCCGGCGACGACTTCGCCCGGCTGCGGGCGGCGCGCGAAAAGAAGCTGCTGATCGCCGCCGAGTAA
- a CDS encoding AAA family ATPase — translation MKVKFGLKSTLIEADRILVIGCPGSGKSTLAKRLSRALGLGYISMDRDFYWLPGWRKRPRDEIDRLIAKAVAEERWIMDGTGLNSFDLRLPRADAVIWLRLPRYACLYGAISRAFRYFGRNRPELPAGCPEHLSLGALAYIWNFEREAAPLIEAALRDHVAGIAEHGSDVPVLQLKSRRQMRELLDLLGRPA, via the coding sequence ATGAAGGTCAAATTCGGTTTGAAGTCGACGCTGATCGAAGCCGACCGCATCCTGGTGATTGGCTGCCCCGGTAGCGGCAAGAGCACGCTCGCAAAGCGGCTTTCGCGAGCGCTCGGCCTTGGCTATATCTCCATGGACCGCGACTTTTACTGGCTGCCGGGCTGGAGAAAGAGGCCGCGCGACGAGATCGACCGCCTGATCGCCAAGGCCGTGGCGGAAGAGCGCTGGATCATGGATGGAACCGGGCTGAACTCCTTCGATCTTCGCCTGCCCCGCGCCGACGCCGTCATTTGGCTTCGGCTGCCGAGATATGCATGCCTTTACGGCGCCATATCGCGAGCGTTCCGTTATTTCGGGCGCAACCGCCCGGAACTGCCTGCCGGCTGCCCTGAACATCTGTCGCTGGGCGCGCTTGCCTATATCTGGAATTTCGAGCGCGAGGCCGCCCCCTTGATCGAAGCAGCACTTCGGGATCATGTCGCCGGCATCGCCGAGCACGGCTCTGACGTGCCGGTTCTTCAGCTAAAATCCCGCCGCCAGATGCGCGAGCTTCTTGATCTTCTCGGCCGGCCCGCTTAA
- a CDS encoding type II toxin-antitoxin system RatA family toxin, with protein MPQFETHRPVPHSPEQMFDLVADVERYPEFLPLCEALAIRSRKERDGKILLVADMTVGYKAIRETFTTQVLLNRAEHVIEVKYIDGPFKYLDNRWHFAETPSGGCTVDFFIDYEFKSRILGALMGSMFDRAFRMFTEAFETRANRIYTPA; from the coding sequence ATGCCGCAATTCGAAACACACCGTCCCGTCCCGCATTCGCCCGAGCAGATGTTCGACCTCGTCGCCGACGTCGAGCGCTATCCGGAATTCCTGCCGCTTTGCGAAGCGCTCGCCATCAGGAGCCGCAAGGAGCGCGACGGCAAGATCCTGCTCGTCGCCGACATGACGGTCGGCTATAAGGCGATCCGCGAGACCTTCACGACCCAGGTGCTGCTGAACCGGGCCGAGCACGTCATTGAGGTCAAATATATCGATGGCCCGTTCAAATATCTCGACAATCGCTGGCATTTCGCCGAGACGCCGTCCGGCGGCTGCACCGTCGATTTCTTCATCGATTACGAGTTCAAGAGCCGTATTCTCGGCGCGTTGATGGGCTCGATGTTCGACCGCGCCTTCCGCATGTTCACCGAAGCCTTCGAGACCAGGGCAAACAGGATCTACACACCGGCTTGA